One Plantibacter sp. Leaf314 DNA segment encodes these proteins:
- a CDS encoding Gfo/Idh/MocA family protein, with amino-acid sequence MTTTRERYALIGTGHRSQMYLDAIVGPHADVAELVAWSDSNPGRIDHYERLLAEQGVALPARYGPDDVERLITEQRVDRVIVTTPDFTHADIVSRALLAGADVIVEKPLTIDREGVERIAAAVAESGRNVVTTFNYRYSPRNSELRRIVQDGRIGRVTSVHFEWVLDTVHGADYFRRWHREKEHSGGLLIHKASHHFDLVNWWIGARPASVYASGGLRFYGDANAAERGLGPRPERGSVPDDTEAAARGRSSDPFVLDLRDDPRLESLYLDAEQHDGYLRDRDVFSPGISIEDNLSVLVDYDGGASLSYSLNAHAPWEGYRVAINGTEGRAELEVVERAAVLVGSDGRVVLDPSLHADGAGAGTGAGTGRPVRSRGERLVLQRHWEEAEEIPIPEGVGGHGGGDAYLLRHLFDRITEDELGRPAGYDDGVRAISVGIAGNESLLTGRPVATIAP; translated from the coding sequence ATGACCACGACCCGCGAACGCTACGCCCTCATCGGCACCGGACACCGGTCCCAGATGTACCTCGACGCCATCGTCGGCCCGCACGCCGACGTCGCGGAACTCGTCGCCTGGAGCGACAGCAACCCGGGCAGGATCGACCACTACGAGCGTCTGCTCGCCGAGCAGGGCGTGGCACTGCCCGCCCGCTACGGCCCCGACGACGTGGAACGGCTCATCACCGAACAGCGCGTGGACCGCGTCATCGTGACGACCCCGGACTTCACCCACGCCGACATCGTCTCGCGAGCGCTCCTCGCGGGCGCCGACGTCATCGTCGAGAAGCCCCTCACGATCGACCGCGAGGGCGTCGAACGGATCGCCGCGGCGGTCGCGGAGAGCGGCCGGAACGTCGTGACGACCTTCAACTACCGCTACAGCCCACGCAACTCGGAGCTGCGGCGGATCGTGCAGGACGGCCGGATCGGCCGGGTGACGAGCGTGCACTTCGAGTGGGTGCTCGACACCGTCCACGGGGCCGACTACTTCCGCCGCTGGCACCGCGAGAAGGAGCACTCCGGCGGTCTGCTCATCCACAAGGCCTCCCACCACTTCGACCTCGTCAACTGGTGGATCGGGGCGCGGCCTGCCTCCGTGTACGCGTCCGGCGGCCTGCGGTTCTACGGCGACGCCAATGCCGCCGAGCGAGGCCTTGGTCCACGACCGGAGCGCGGGTCGGTGCCCGACGACACCGAGGCGGCCGCTCGTGGGCGGTCGTCCGACCCGTTCGTCCTCGACCTCCGGGACGACCCACGACTCGAGTCGCTGTACCTCGACGCCGAGCAGCACGACGGCTACCTGCGCGACCGCGACGTGTTCTCGCCCGGGATCAGCATCGAGGACAACCTGTCCGTCCTCGTCGACTACGACGGCGGCGCCTCGCTCAGCTACTCCCTGAACGCGCACGCGCCGTGGGAGGGGTACCGTGTCGCGATCAACGGGACGGAAGGTCGCGCCGAACTCGAGGTGGTCGAACGCGCTGCGGTGCTCGTGGGGAGCGACGGCCGCGTCGTCCTCGACCCGAGCCTGCACGCGGACGGTGCGGGGGCTGGGACGGGAGCCGGTACGGGCCGTCCGGTGCGTTCGCGTGGTGAGCGCCTGGTGCTCCAGCGGCACTGGGAGGAGGCCGAGGAGATCCCGATCCCCGAGGGTGTCGGTGGCCACGGCGGCGGTGACGCGTACCTCCTGCGCCACCTGTTCGACCGCATCACCGAGGACGAGCTGGGACGCCCCGCCGGGTACGACGACGGCGTGCGGGCGATCTCCGTCGGCATCGCCGGCAACGAGTCGCTGCTGACCGGTCGTCCGGTGGCGACGATCGCGCCATGA
- a CDS encoding aldehyde dehydrogenase (NADP(+)): MTTNTASTTTTVDEAASLAATAAPLLAASSPSTRAAWLEAVADALDGRGDELVALADEESHLGTARLTGEVARTTGQLRLFATVLRDGAFLEVVVDHADAAATPPKPELRRMLRPTGPVAVFSASNFPFAFSVAGGDTASALAAGCPVIVKAHSAHPRLSRLTAGIVTEALRDAGAPEGTFALVEGREQGTALVQHPAITAVGFTGSLAGGRALFDLASQRPAPIPFYGELGSTNPVVITAAALADGAEALARGLAGSFTLGVGQFCTNPGLVLVPAGSGFAELVADAASGTAAGRMLTPGIADAYASGTARAAAHPGVRTLLGGDAGAPESGVATVLATTAVTVLEDPAVLLEEIFGPATLVIEYADETELHAVLAAVGGALTATVHAAADEDVAELVSRLEPLAGRVLFGGWPTGVAVGWAQHHGGPWPATTSLHTSVGATAVRRFQRPIVYQDAPEHVLPEALHESNPLRLPRRVDGVLELPA; encoded by the coding sequence CTCGACGGGCGGGGCGACGAGCTCGTCGCGCTCGCCGACGAGGAGTCCCACCTCGGGACCGCGCGACTCACGGGCGAGGTCGCGCGGACGACCGGCCAGCTGCGCCTGTTCGCGACCGTCCTGCGCGACGGCGCGTTCCTCGAGGTCGTCGTCGACCACGCCGACGCCGCCGCCACCCCGCCCAAACCGGAGCTGCGACGGATGCTGCGACCGACCGGCCCGGTCGCCGTGTTCAGCGCCTCGAACTTCCCGTTCGCGTTCTCGGTCGCCGGCGGCGACACCGCGTCGGCGCTGGCCGCCGGATGTCCGGTGATCGTGAAGGCCCACTCGGCGCACCCGCGGCTCTCCCGACTGACCGCGGGGATCGTCACCGAGGCGTTGCGCGACGCCGGTGCACCCGAGGGCACGTTCGCGCTCGTCGAGGGTCGTGAGCAGGGCACCGCGCTCGTCCAGCACCCGGCGATCACTGCGGTCGGGTTCACCGGCTCGCTCGCCGGCGGCCGGGCCCTGTTCGACCTCGCCTCACAGCGGCCGGCGCCGATCCCGTTCTACGGGGAACTCGGCAGCACGAACCCGGTCGTGATCACGGCGGCGGCGCTCGCCGACGGTGCCGAGGCCCTCGCGCGCGGGCTGGCCGGATCGTTCACCCTCGGGGTCGGTCAGTTCTGCACGAACCCCGGCCTCGTCCTCGTGCCTGCCGGCAGCGGGTTCGCCGAACTCGTCGCCGACGCAGCGAGCGGCACGGCTGCGGGGCGCATGTTGACGCCCGGTATCGCCGACGCCTACGCGAGCGGTACTGCTCGTGCCGCCGCGCACCCGGGTGTGCGCACGCTCCTCGGTGGCGACGCGGGAGCGCCGGAGTCGGGTGTCGCGACGGTCCTCGCGACGACCGCCGTGACCGTGCTGGAGGACCCGGCGGTCCTGCTCGAGGAGATCTTCGGACCGGCGACGCTCGTCATCGAGTACGCCGACGAGACGGAGCTGCACGCGGTCCTGGCTGCAGTGGGCGGCGCGCTGACCGCCACCGTGCACGCGGCTGCGGACGAGGACGTCGCCGAGCTGGTGTCGCGGCTCGAACCGCTCGCCGGCCGGGTGCTCTTCGGCGGCTGGCCGACGGGCGTCGCGGTGGGCTGGGCGCAGCACCACGGTGGGCCATGGCCGGCGACCACCTCCCTCCACACCTCCGTCGGGGCGACCGCCGTGCGCCGGTTCCAGCGTCCGATCGTCTACCAGGACGCCCCCGAGCACGTCCTCCCCGAGGCGCTCCACGAGTCGAACCCGCTGCGTCTCCCCCGCCGCGTCGACGGCGTGCTGGAGCTCCCCGCCTGA